The genomic interval ATGGCTCTGGACCGGTTCCTGGCCATCTGCCACCCGCTGCGCTACGCAGAACTCATGACCACCAAACTCCTGAGCCTCCTGATGCTGCTGTCCCTGGTGAGAAGCCTGGGCACTGTTGGGCCGGTGGTGGCCTTGGCCTCCCAGGTGCGATTCTGCCGTTCCAACGTCATCAGCCATTTTGCCTGTGAACACATGGCCCTCATGAGGCTCTCCTGCAGCGACATCTCCGTGAACAAGAGGCTGGGTCTAGCCTTAAGGTCCTTTGAATTCCTCCTCGACCTCAGCCTCCTCCTGGCCTCCTACGGCCGGATTGTCCACACAGCTCTGAAGATCCGCTCTGGCAACGTCCGCCACAAAGTCTTCCACACGTGTGGCACCCACTGGATGGTGATCGCCATCAGCTACTCCTCTCGCCTCTCCTCCTCCGTCGTCTTCCGGCTGGCCAAATCGGCCTCGCAGGACGTCCACAACCTCCTCAGTGCAACCTACCTGCTCTTCCCCTGGACTGTCCACCCTCTGATCTACGGCGTGAGAACCAAAGAGATCAGAGCCAGCCTCCCGAAGCTCTTTCCCAAAAAATAAACCTTctgatctttctcctcctcctcctcctccatctagAAGCCACTTTCTTGGCTTTGGCCAAAAATAAGCCATGATTGGTCCATGTTTCTGGTAGTAGCTGAGATAACAGCTGATGGGCCAAGCTCTGCATTTCACACAGCTTGTTGTTATCCACTAGCAGCCTCCACTTGTGCATACTGGTCTTACTTTTACTCCAACTTTCAACCTATTCTGGTCCTGCAAGTTGTATAAGGGAGGTCAGATCCTTCAGCCAGGTCCTCCTGCTCGATgttctccttcctccatcttttaaTTCTTGTGCCCCCTGAAGAATGTCTGTCCTTGCCATAAAGCTCTTTCGAGGTGTGGCTCAGTACGCTTGGGGCAAATGTCCATTGAGAGAGGATGGCAAGGATCTTTCTCTGGCTTAAttctctctgctgctgctgcggcttcTCTCCTGATCTTAGGTGGGGCAAAGGCAGCGAGAGggcatattttctatttttccctgAGCTTCCCGAAACTTTGTTGAGTTACCCCAAATTGGGTAAAACTGGTTTTTTCTTTGGGGTTCCTTCCCAAGATGGCTGCTGAACAGAATGgggtttcttctctctctctctcttgctaacAATCTGTCACTTTTGCTGCCGAAGTTCAAGTCTCTCTGGCAGTTGCTGCTCCTGGATTCCTTGTGATTTGGATTGTTTTGAATACCTTTTGCCTTTCTATAAGGAAACAGTGTGTGTTTTTGGATAGTGAAagtgttttcattttattaacaTTGGACTTATCCCAGGGCTTTAGCAGTGTATTAATTTACAAAATATTTGGAgcgcattttttttaaaatttttctgcTTATCTTGGatcaaaatattcagaaaatatcttatttatttcttcattttgccTTAGTATTCTTTATTTCCTGGTTAAGTTACGTAGAGCAATAATATATCAGATTACAGACAAGGAATAGTGGCTGATACCTGGGAAGAGTTTGGTAACATGCAATTTTTTgttgaaacttttttaaaagtttgatgaAATGATAACGGCTGTGGAAAATATTCCGATGCATGTAGCTCTCGATAAATTAGATTCACAAAAGGATTGTGATACGAAGGTTGCAAACCTCTTGGAAATGCCTACGGATTATACAGACTTAGAACTGAGTTGATTGCATCCACCTCTGAAGTTCCAGCCTGCGTTCTTTTACAACAGCAGAATCCTGACGGAACGGAGGATTTCTCTAGGAGGATTGAAGGAGATTGGGCAATGGATTTATCACACCTACTTAGAAAGTCATCTGGACTTTGTTTGGAAGAGAGACCAGTTGTGGAGATTGAATTGACAACAATTGACAAGAGATGGTATTAAGAAACAAATACGGAATTATTCTTCACTCTTACTTGGGATAGATAAGATGCCATAGTAAATTTTCTACCCATGTTGAGTACAGTAATGGTTGTTAACAGAGGGGTTTGATACTTTAACCTTGCCTTATTATTGTTCTTCTGTTAATCGTTCGTTCATTAATATAGTACATAGATGACAGGTCAATAATTTGCAAATAGATTTAATAGTTTTAAAACTTTGGGGGCCTGTTTTGCAAGGGGAGGGAAACTAATGTTATAGTAATATATGAATCAGTATTCAATTAGGTGGGATAACATGCATATGTGCGTTGGTATTTTTAatgcacttttttcaatgtcttctttgctttgtaatttttctttgccatttttataaaatttggagttttgtattttaactttttttttgaataaaataaaaatagatttaaaaaaagtctttggGTAATGACAGAAAAACCCATGACCCCTTGCAAGGACAATGAACTTTACGACTGACCtttatatgaataaaatatattcaaaaatttCCCAAAGTACTTCTATTAAGATGAAATGCAATAGTTACCAATGGTAATTGGCTGAAATGACataaagtgtcaggcctgcagccctcttttctcctgggtctctggcctgccacactttctattcttctactatgccttttctatggtgggaaaaagGGAgttggggattgtacggagttagatgctatgtagccataacaacattctttctagaaagccaaggtcattatcctttgtctctgcacctctgtacctgaccggaactggatgggtggaagctgccagtgtggcagtgggagattggaccatgggatggacttgtgggtgtgggggggaaagatcttgaactttcaactgggtggggaaaactgggaagctttcagattcaggttttcccagatgtgccaacatggctctcttgatAAATTGGAACTCTTGAGCAAtacttggactctgatttactttaggatgctatttggaaccgaCATAAAGAtcatccagccatccatccatatctacccatctctgtctgtctactatatattatctatccatccattcctccctctatctatctaccatcagTCTTGTCTATCTATTATTTGTATCTTATCTATCTACCCCATAGAATCAAAGGGATGCAACCCACtgccaaggcaggagaccttctGCCCTCCCACTCAAATGGGATGCTTGTCACTGTCAGCAAATTCCTCCATAGTTCCAGGTTGGAGCTCCCTCTGGCCAGCTTCCGCCTGTGGCTCCTGGCCCTGCCTCCCCCCCTTGGGAGAagagcctttgggggggggggggttgaggccCTTTACAGGTGACGAAGAGGCCAGCGGTGGAACAATGCAAAATTTCACAGGAAGCAcagcaagaaaaatatttttttctgcaaagtGGAAGCCATAAGGGcagccttccaatcccacccaaGCTGTGGGTGGGATTCCATCACCGGAAcctttcaagaagaggttggagaaccatttgtccggatctcctgcttgagcagagggttggactagatgacctccaatgtcctttccaaccctattattgcatgttgtgttctttctGCCCAGCTTGTGGGCTTCCCAGGACATCTAATGGCCACACGAGGAAGTGCATAGCTGGGCCAGGGGGAGAACCTGGGCTAGGAGCAACGGGTCAGCTGGTGGTGCCCCTCCACTCCTCCCCTGGCCCACAGGACCAGGGGGCCACTCCCAGCTGGCATGCTGAGCCAGTTCTGCCACCTGGATGGATCTTGGCTCCTCCCCTGAGGCTCCGCTGGAAGGCCTCTCGCTGGGGTGCTGCCTTgataaggaaggggggggggatgaactGCAACCCAGGGAGGAAACTCTTGGTCTGGCCCTTCAAAAGGATTTCGCACGCAATGTGAGCAGTTGGCGTGGCTCATCCTTCCTCGGTGAGTAGATGCTAGGTGGAAACTGGCAGGGAGGGAGGCTGGCTTCCCACTCTTTCTGGCAGCCACATCTCCCTGACCGAATGCCTGGTCCAGATGTTCCTCCTTTACTTCACCATCCTCCTGGACTGCAACGTCCTTCTGATGATGGCTCTGGACCGGTTCCTGGCCATCTGCCACCCGCTGCGCTACGCAGAACTCATGACCACCAAACTCCTGAGCCTCCTGATGCTGCTGTCCCTGGTGAGAAGCCTGGGCACTGTTGGGCCGGTGGTGGCCTTGGCCTCCCGGGTGCGATTCTGCCGTTCCAACGTCATCAGCCATTTTGCCTGTGAACACATGGCCCTCATGGGGCTGTCCTGAACAAGAGGCTGGGTCTAGCCTTACGGTCCTTTGAATTCCTCCTCGACCTCAGCCTCCTCCTGGCCTCCTATGGCCGGATTGTCCACACGGCTCTGAAGATCCGCTCTGGCAATGTCCGCCACAAAGTCTTCCACACGTGTGGCACCCACTGGATGGTGATCGCCATCAGCTACTCCTCTCGCCTCTCCTCATCCGTCGTCTTCCGGCTGGCCAAATCGGCCTCGCAGGACGTCCACAACCTCCTCAGTGCAACCTACCTGCTCCTCCCCTGGACTGTCCACCCTCTGATCTACGGCGTGAGAACCAAAGAGATCAGAGCCTCCTGAAGCTCTTCCAGAGAAAGAAACTCTCCGGGCTTCCCAAATCTGGCTGAATTACCCACAATTGCATaaatgtggtttttctttggtgtggagagaagcaacccacaACCCTCCCCAACGGGGACAGCCGACTTTGACCCGTTTCTAAAATATCCCCAAGAGGATCTCCACAAATTTCTATTAAGATGAAAATCCCTAAAGTCAGCAATGGTATTTTGCTGAAATGAGGTTAAATATGTTTGCTGCCCCTCTCATTTCCAAGGGCCCCTGAGCCCCTGGCAGAATGATAAAGTCCACTCAGTgcccagtgctagaagggggaggggggagatggtccgtggggcccttggtgctctctgagctcggctgttttcttgcaggcgtttcattaccaaactaggtaacatcatcaatgcactgTTGACGTTACCTAGCTGGGTGAACCAATTGCCCAATTTTATTTTGTGCTGCTTTTTGTTTCCTCTGCCCAAGAATATCCTTCCAGGTCTGACAAAACAGGATTTAGGGGTATGTGAGACGGCAGGGCTGACCGGTCCAGGGACGGCCTGTTCTTGGCTCCCAGTCTGTGCCTACTGACCATCTGGTCCCAAAACCTCCGTTGCTTCTCATATGGACCATTTGAACCCCTCGACTCCTCAAGATTGGGCCTTTTAAGCTCCACTGTCTCCAGCGCACCAGCAgttacagaattggaagggaccttggaggtcttctagtccaaccccctgcccaaggtaAAGACCCTACACCAAGGGTTTTCAAGCTTGGGAACTTTcaggatttgtggacttcaactcccagaacttctcATCCAGCATGgctgcttggggaattctgggaagtcttAAAAGGGCCAAGGCTGGACTATCCTAtcccaggcaaatggctgtcctgtctcttcttcaaagccagcagtgatgg from Thamnophis elegans isolate rThaEle1 chromosome 6, rThaEle1.pri, whole genome shotgun sequence carries:
- the LOC116510202 gene encoding olfactory receptor 52K1-like; translated protein: MQNSTANVSYVEFTLVPFPGLREWRPFLALPFFCLFLLIVTTNSIVIYTVKTEESLHSPMCLLIALLLTVNLFGTFAILPRMLFSLVLPASHISLTECLVQMFFLYFTILLDCNVLLMMALDRFLAICHPLRYAELMTTKLLSLLMLLSLVRSLGTVGPVVALASQVRFCRSNVISHFACEHMALMRLSCSDISVNKRLGLALRSFEFLLDLSLLLASYGRIVHTALKIRSGNVRHKVFHTCGTHWMVIAISYSSRLSSSVVFRLAKSASQDVHNLLSATYLLFPWTVHPLIYGVRTKEIRASLPKLFPKK